A window of Haliscomenobacter hydrossis DSM 1100 contains these coding sequences:
- a CDS encoding VOC family protein, whose translation MDTKQLIKGIHHVTATVNDAQEDYHFYTRTLGMRLVKKTVNFDNIRVYHFYYADRMGTPGTIFTTFPYKGQPKVKTGEEGTGMIIATALSVPSSALAFWDQRLREKGTKVTHGERFGQPYLWFRDPADLQIELIGDSTDTRAAWLNSEEPAITEATAIRGIHHVTLSIAPEHWDKMIEFLSTDMNMSIAAQENNRIRFDVNGGGAGNYLEIRKDAHAQPGKNGIGTVHHVAWKVTDDEALMAMHARVTELGFAPTEMKDRKYFHSIYFKPYAGMWFEIATMQPGFAIDEPEAELGNKLLLPEWEEVKRAEIEAALPQLS comes from the coding sequence ATGGACACCAAGCAGCTCATCAAGGGTATTCATCACGTCACCGCCACCGTCAACGACGCCCAGGAAGATTATCATTTTTACACCCGCACCCTGGGGATGCGTTTGGTGAAAAAGACCGTAAATTTTGACAACATCCGCGTGTATCATTTTTATTACGCTGATCGGATGGGCACACCCGGCACCATTTTCACTACTTTTCCTTACAAAGGCCAGCCCAAAGTCAAAACCGGGGAGGAAGGTACGGGTATGATCATTGCCACTGCTTTGTCTGTCCCTTCCTCAGCCTTGGCTTTTTGGGACCAGCGCCTGCGTGAAAAAGGCACCAAAGTTACCCATGGAGAACGTTTTGGACAACCCTACTTGTGGTTCCGCGATCCTGCGGATTTACAAATCGAACTGATCGGTGATTCAACCGATACCCGTGCAGCCTGGCTCAACAGCGAGGAACCCGCTATTACGGAAGCTACGGCCATTCGGGGCATTCACCATGTCACACTTTCTATTGCCCCCGAACATTGGGACAAAATGATTGAATTTTTGAGTACGGATATGAACATGAGTATCGCTGCGCAAGAGAACAACCGCATTCGTTTCGACGTCAATGGCGGCGGCGCGGGCAATTACCTGGAAATCCGCAAGGACGCCCACGCCCAGCCCGGCAAAAACGGCATTGGCACGGTACACCACGTGGCCTGGAAAGTGACCGACGACGAGGCCTTGATGGCCATGCACGCCCGGGTGACCGAACTTGGTTTTGCGCCCACCGAAATGAAAGACCGCAAGTATTTTCATTCCATTTATTTCAAACCGTATGCCGGGATGTGGTTCGAAATTGCGACCATGCAACCCGGATTTGCCATCGACGAACCGGAAGCTGAATTGGGGAATAAATTGTTGCTGCCAGAATGGGAAGAGGTGAAACGTGCTGAAATCGAAGCTGCTTTGCCGCAGTTGAGTTGA
- a CDS encoding aldo/keto reductase has product MIETIQLAPGFHISRVLTGLWQIADMEKEGTTLDPVATAETMAPYVEAGLTTFDMADHYGSAEVIAGTFQRQHPLGKQAQLCTKWVPKPGKSSKAETRAAIQLSLDRLQVASIDLLQYHCWNYPDPVWLDQLFWLQELKEEGLIKHLGLTNFDAAHVRVACATGIPIVSNQVCFSLLDGRASREMTEVCREYGVKILAFGVLAGGFFSEKWLHQPEPSLDTGATWSQMKYKRFIDTTGGWAKFQQLLRVVHQVAQKHGVSIATIAGKYILEQAEVGGIIIGARLGQSAHLEETTKLFSFALDESDQAAIREAQSRLDPVPGDCGDEYRKPPFLTASGDLSHHLQDLPRPYTPQAGTNGSTQVFSGTPWEGIAGYSRAIRRGNRIAVSGTTAAHRDKLIGGTDPAAQTHFVLDKIEAAINALGGTMEDVIRTRVFVNDIKDWEPVARAHGQRFAGIHPANTLVEAKLVATGCLVEIEAEAELGE; this is encoded by the coding sequence ATGATTGAGACCATCCAACTCGCTCCGGGCTTCCACATCTCCCGCGTATTAACCGGTCTATGGCAGATCGCTGACATGGAAAAAGAAGGGACAACCTTAGACCCAGTGGCCACCGCCGAAACCATGGCGCCCTATGTGGAAGCTGGATTGACCACCTTCGATATGGCGGATCATTATGGGTCTGCGGAAGTGATTGCTGGAACATTCCAACGCCAACACCCCTTAGGAAAACAGGCGCAATTGTGTACCAAATGGGTGCCCAAACCCGGGAAATCGAGTAAAGCCGAAACCCGTGCGGCCATCCAGCTGTCCCTGGATCGTTTGCAGGTAGCGTCAATCGATTTGTTGCAGTACCACTGTTGGAACTATCCCGACCCCGTTTGGCTGGATCAGCTGTTTTGGCTGCAAGAACTCAAAGAGGAGGGCTTGATCAAACACTTGGGGCTGACCAATTTCGATGCTGCTCATGTGCGGGTGGCCTGTGCTACCGGGATTCCGATTGTTTCCAATCAAGTTTGTTTTTCGCTGCTTGATGGCCGTGCATCCCGGGAAATGACCGAAGTTTGCCGGGAATATGGGGTAAAAATCCTCGCCTTTGGTGTACTTGCTGGGGGGTTTTTCTCGGAAAAATGGCTCCATCAACCAGAGCCTTCCCTGGATACGGGCGCAACCTGGTCTCAAATGAAGTACAAGCGCTTCATCGATACCACCGGCGGCTGGGCCAAATTTCAGCAACTGCTGCGCGTCGTGCATCAGGTTGCCCAGAAACATGGGGTATCCATTGCCACCATTGCGGGTAAGTATATCCTTGAGCAAGCGGAAGTAGGCGGCATCATCATCGGTGCCCGCCTGGGACAAAGTGCCCACCTGGAAGAAACGACGAAACTTTTTTCCTTTGCACTCGACGAATCTGACCAGGCCGCGATTCGTGAGGCGCAGTCCCGCCTCGATCCTGTGCCGGGTGATTGTGGGGATGAATACCGTAAACCTCCTTTCCTGACAGCATCGGGCGATTTGAGCCATCATTTGCAGGACCTCCCCAGGCCCTACACCCCGCAAGCCGGGACCAATGGAAGCACCCAGGTGTTCAGCGGTACGCCTTGGGAGGGTATCGCTGGTTATAGTCGAGCCATCCGGAGAGGAAATCGGATTGCTGTGTCCGGTACAACCGCGGCGCACCGGGATAAACTGATTGGCGGAACCGACCCGGCCGCTCAAACCCATTTTGTATTGGACAAAATCGAGGCAGCCATCAACGCCCTCGGTGGAACCATGGAGGATGTCATCCGCACCCGCGTGTTTGTCAACGACATTAAGGATTGGGAACCCGTTGCCCGCGCACATGGGCAGCGTTTTGCTGGAATCCATCCGGCGAATACCCTGGTAGAAGCGAAGTTGGTTGCGACGGGTTGCTTGGTGGAAATTGAGGCGGAGGCGGAGTTAGGGGAGTAG
- a CDS encoding aminotransferase class I/II-fold pyridoxal phosphate-dependent enzyme, producing METALAERRAVDALRRLPSNRNLIDFYSNDYLGLARSLGVKKVIQAALEDDQPLGSTGSRLISGNRREMEEFEVFLAKFHRSEKALLFNSGYAANQGLLSCMADRHDTIIFDQLIHASLREGLKLSLATHYSFRHNDLNHLEQKLQVSKGQIFVVVESVYSMDGDEAPLIEMVELCEKYGAALILDEAHATGVLGPNGQGLVAELGLEERIWARIYTFGKALGGHGAAICGPGYLIDYLINFSKPFIYTTALPWHGLAGVQAAYQEMQKGLALEELRQNIRFFTEQISASLRPQFIPSRSAIQSLVYPGNSAVRELAKTLQDHGFAVWPILHPTVPSGEERLRICLHSFNTKEEMVALMELIQRTIS from the coding sequence ATGGAAACTGCTTTGGCGGAACGCCGTGCTGTGGATGCGTTGCGGCGCTTACCTTCTAACCGAAATCTGATCGATTTTTACAGCAATGATTACCTGGGATTGGCGCGAAGCCTAGGGGTAAAAAAAGTCATTCAGGCCGCCTTGGAAGACGACCAGCCCCTAGGGTCAACAGGTTCCCGGCTCATCAGCGGCAATCGGCGAGAAATGGAAGAATTTGAAGTATTTTTGGCAAAATTCCACCGTAGCGAAAAGGCTTTGCTCTTCAATTCTGGCTATGCCGCCAACCAGGGCTTGTTGTCCTGCATGGCCGATCGGCACGATACCATCATTTTTGATCAACTCATTCACGCCTCCTTGCGGGAAGGGCTCAAGCTGAGCCTGGCCACCCATTACTCCTTTCGACACAATGACCTGAATCATTTGGAGCAAAAGCTGCAAGTATCTAAAGGCCAAATTTTTGTCGTGGTCGAAAGTGTGTATTCGATGGATGGAGATGAAGCGCCATTGATCGAAATGGTTGAACTGTGTGAAAAATACGGTGCGGCCTTGATCTTGGATGAAGCGCATGCAACCGGGGTATTAGGGCCAAACGGGCAGGGATTGGTAGCGGAATTGGGTTTGGAAGAGCGGATTTGGGCGCGCATTTACACTTTCGGTAAGGCTTTGGGTGGGCATGGTGCTGCGATTTGTGGCCCAGGATATTTGATCGACTACCTGATCAACTTTTCCAAACCCTTTATCTATACCACTGCTTTGCCCTGGCATGGTTTGGCGGGCGTTCAAGCGGCTTACCAGGAAATGCAAAAAGGCCTTGCATTAGAAGAACTGCGGCAAAATATTCGCTTTTTTACCGAACAAATCTCCGCTTCATTGCGTCCACAATTTATTCCCAGCCGCAGTGCGATCCAAAGTTTGGTTTACCCCGGCAATTCGGCGGTGCGGGAATTGGCAAAAACACTGCAAGACCACGGATTTGCGGTATGGCCGATTTTGCATCCTACGGTGCCGAGCGGGGAAGAAAGGCTGCGGATTTGTTTGCACAGTTTTAATACGAAGGAGGAAATGGTGGCTTTGATGGAATTAATTCAACGGACAATAAGTTAG
- a CDS encoding peptidase domain-containing ABC transporter: MIYDGFPIYQQLDKMDCGATCLRMIARHYGRFYSLEYLRELSHVGRQGVTLLGISDAAEAVGMQTLAVETTFEQLSSVIPMPCVVHWENEHFVVIYRIYKNRVWIADPAKGRYQLDKEEFLRHWVIESDEAEPHGIVLLMQTTPEFYSRDGEKQNKGGIGYIAKYFRNYSNLVIQLCVGLFLGMLLQLIFPFLIRGVVDVGIGNRNLNFITLVLVAQGVLFLTQVLVEYIRTFILLHVGVRVNISLISDYLIKLTRLPIRFFDSRVTGDLLQRISDHERVQRFLSSTTLLSAFSFFNLLAFGIILAYWNVKVFLVFLIGTFVNFLWVSWFMQKRRDLDYRHFAQSSENQVNLMEMVNGMQEIKLYNAEKQKRWAWERGQARLFRTNMSELRVEQMQRAGAVAINEGKNLLIIYLIAQAVVNAQMTLGMLVAAQYIIGQLNSQINRLVDFLQSWQEASISMERINEIHLKEDEENPQEKMTILPETGDIVVDNLSFHYEGPNSPMVLKGVEFRIPKGKTTAIVGRSGSGKTTLLKLLLNFYEPNEGTIRVGDVLMRNLSNRIWREKCGVVMQEGYIFNDTIARNVALGDEIIDKEKLLRAVKVANIQSFIESLPMGYNTKIGSEGLGLSQGQKQRLYIARAVYKNPDYLFFDEATTALDVFNEMVIMENLNEYFRRKTLIIVAHRLSTVMNADNIIVLEDGEIVEQGTHSELTYLRGAYYQLVKNQLELGS; the protein is encoded by the coding sequence ATGATTTACGACGGCTTTCCAATATATCAACAACTCGACAAAATGGACTGTGGTGCAACCTGTCTACGGATGATCGCACGCCATTATGGTCGGTTTTATTCTCTGGAGTACCTGCGCGAGTTGAGTCATGTAGGTCGTCAAGGGGTAACTTTGCTGGGCATCAGCGACGCAGCGGAGGCCGTTGGCATGCAAACCCTGGCGGTAGAAACCACTTTTGAGCAATTGTCTTCCGTAATCCCTATGCCTTGTGTGGTGCATTGGGAAAACGAACACTTCGTAGTCATATACCGCATTTACAAAAACCGCGTTTGGATTGCCGACCCGGCTAAAGGCCGTTACCAACTGGATAAGGAGGAGTTTTTGCGCCATTGGGTCATTGAGTCTGATGAAGCTGAACCACATGGTATTGTTTTGTTGATGCAAACCACCCCCGAGTTTTATTCGCGTGATGGCGAAAAACAAAACAAGGGTGGTATTGGCTACATTGCCAAGTATTTCCGCAATTATTCCAACCTGGTCATCCAACTCTGTGTGGGTTTGTTTTTGGGCATGTTGTTGCAACTCATCTTCCCCTTCCTCATTCGAGGCGTTGTGGATGTGGGCATTGGCAACCGCAACCTCAATTTTATCACCTTGGTGCTGGTTGCGCAAGGGGTTTTGTTCCTCACTCAGGTTTTGGTGGAATACATCCGTACTTTTATTCTACTACACGTTGGGGTACGGGTCAACATCAGTTTGATTTCCGATTACCTGATCAAACTCACCCGCCTGCCGATTCGATTTTTCGACAGCCGGGTTACGGGCGATTTGTTGCAACGCATTTCCGATCATGAGCGCGTACAGCGCTTTTTGAGTTCCACTACTTTACTTTCCGCATTTTCTTTTTTCAACCTCCTGGCTTTTGGTATCATCCTGGCCTATTGGAACGTGAAGGTATTTTTGGTGTTTTTAATCGGCACTTTTGTCAATTTCCTCTGGGTGAGTTGGTTCATGCAAAAACGGCGTGATCTGGATTATCGGCATTTTGCCCAATCTTCTGAAAACCAGGTCAACCTGATGGAGATGGTCAACGGTATGCAGGAAATCAAACTCTACAACGCCGAAAAACAAAAACGCTGGGCCTGGGAACGCGGCCAAGCCCGTCTGTTCCGCACCAATATGAGCGAACTGCGGGTAGAGCAAATGCAAAGAGCCGGTGCAGTGGCCATCAATGAGGGCAAAAACCTCCTGATCATCTACCTCATTGCACAAGCCGTAGTCAATGCCCAAATGACGCTGGGCATGCTGGTGGCGGCGCAGTACATCATCGGACAACTCAATAGCCAGATCAATCGGTTGGTCGACTTCCTGCAATCCTGGCAGGAGGCCTCCATCAGCATGGAGCGCATCAACGAAATACACCTCAAAGAGGACGAAGAGAATCCGCAGGAAAAAATGACCATTTTGCCCGAAACGGGAGACATCGTTGTTGACAACCTCAGTTTCCACTACGAAGGCCCTAATTCACCGATGGTTTTGAAGGGGGTTGAATTCCGCATTCCCAAAGGAAAAACCACCGCCATCGTAGGCCGCAGCGGAAGTGGAAAAACCACCTTGCTCAAACTCCTGCTCAACTTTTACGAACCCAACGAAGGCACCATCCGTGTTGGAGATGTGCTGATGCGCAACCTCAGCAACCGCATCTGGCGCGAAAAATGTGGGGTGGTGATGCAGGAAGGGTACATTTTTAACGATACCATTGCCCGTAATGTGGCTTTGGGCGACGAGATCATCGACAAAGAAAAACTGCTGCGGGCCGTCAAAGTGGCCAATATTCAAAGTTTCATCGAGTCTTTGCCGATGGGCTACAATACCAAAATCGGCTCCGAAGGACTGGGTTTGAGCCAGGGGCAAAAACAACGTTTGTACATTGCCCGGGCAGTATACAAAAACCCGGATTACCTCTTCTTCGACGAAGCCACTACGGCCCTGGATGTATTCAACGAGATGGTCATCATGGAGAACCTCAACGAGTATTTCCGCCGCAAAACCCTGATCATCGTGGCACACCGCCTCAGCACAGTCATGAATGCCGACAACATCATCGTCCTGGAGGATGGCGAAATTGTAGAGCAAGGCACCCACTCAGAACTCACGTATTTGCGGGGAGCTTATTACCAGTTGGTGAAGAATCAGTTGGAATTGGGTTCGTAA
- a CDS encoding ATP-dependent DNA helicase codes for MKALELNSDFKTALDLIEKESKNLFITGRAGTGKSTLLQLFRNTTRKKAVVLAPTGVAALNVRGQTIHSFFGFPPRLISPREISKRKERRLYRNMEVLVIDEISMVRADVLDNIDYFLRLNRDSPLPFGGVQVVFFGDLFQLPPVVATDFEQEVFSTTYDSAFFFSAQVFKSGFELEMMELRKVYRQDNRHFLRLLDGIRLNHADQDDLDELNERFDPHFESVDFYITLSARNATADRINQRELSKIDLPERKYLATVTGEFNPTLYPAEAVLNLKLGAQVMLLKNDPDRRYVNGTIGKIVALENETLKILIEDGFGDLKEIEVAPVTWEIIRYKNDLAQTEDIQTEVIGTFTQFPLRLAWAVTIHKAQGKTFDRVIIDLGAGAFEHGQTYVALSRCRTLEGIVLRQRIRPQDVLTDMRILDFYQLMRGR; via the coding sequence ATGAAAGCATTAGAACTCAACAGCGATTTTAAAACCGCCCTCGACCTCATTGAAAAAGAGAGCAAAAACCTGTTCATCACCGGACGGGCAGGCACTGGTAAGTCTACGCTGTTGCAGTTGTTTCGCAATACCACCCGCAAAAAAGCCGTGGTGCTGGCCCCCACTGGCGTAGCCGCCCTGAATGTGCGCGGCCAAACCATTCATTCTTTTTTTGGTTTTCCACCCCGCTTGATCTCTCCCCGCGAAATCAGCAAGCGCAAAGAACGGCGCTTGTACCGCAACATGGAAGTGCTGGTCATTGACGAAATATCGATGGTGCGGGCTGATGTATTGGACAACATCGATTATTTCCTGCGCCTTAACCGCGACAGTCCTTTGCCTTTTGGCGGGGTACAGGTGGTGTTTTTTGGCGATTTGTTTCAGTTGCCACCTGTAGTGGCTACTGATTTTGAGCAGGAAGTGTTCAGCACCACTTATGATTCCGCTTTTTTCTTTTCGGCACAAGTATTCAAAAGTGGCTTTGAACTGGAGATGATGGAACTGCGTAAAGTCTACCGCCAGGACAATCGGCATTTTTTGCGCCTCCTGGACGGCATTCGCCTCAACCACGCCGATCAGGACGATCTCGATGAACTGAATGAACGTTTTGACCCGCATTTTGAATCCGTAGATTTCTACATCACCCTCAGTGCCCGCAACGCCACCGCCGACCGCATCAACCAACGGGAATTGAGCAAAATCGACCTTCCCGAACGCAAATACCTCGCTACGGTAACCGGTGAATTCAACCCCACCCTCTATCCAGCCGAGGCTGTGCTGAATTTAAAACTTGGTGCCCAGGTGATGTTGCTCAAAAATGACCCGGATCGCCGCTACGTCAATGGGACGATCGGCAAAATTGTAGCCCTTGAAAACGAAACCTTGAAGATTTTGATTGAAGATGGATTTGGCGACTTGAAAGAAATTGAGGTAGCGCCCGTAACCTGGGAGATCATCCGCTACAAAAACGACCTCGCTCAAACTGAAGACATTCAAACCGAAGTGATCGGCACTTTTACCCAGTTCCCTCTGCGTTTGGCCTGGGCCGTCACCATCCACAAAGCCCAGGGAAAAACTTTTGACCGGGTCATCATTGATTTGGGCGCTGGCGCTTTTGAACACGGCCAGACTTATGTGGCCTTGAGCCGTTGCCGGACGCTGGAAGGCATCGTGCTAAGACAGAGAATTCGGCCACAGGATGTGTTGACGGATATGCGAATTTTGGATTTTTATCAGCTGATGCGGGGGAGGTAA
- a CDS encoding APC family permease — translation MTATPLSRKLGLMGLIATGVCSMIGASINIMPFMIQRSVPGIGPYVLPAFVLAALPAFLAAMAYSLLATAMPRAGGSYLYVSRGFNSYLGFVASFSQWFGLSIVIGVVAYMIIPFLRDVAFNLQWTAAAKALDTGFVRVGLALGLLWLFVWVNIRGGKFYERTVIPLMLLMFLLGSIVIISGFSFTQQDFVAALLQKEGRTMVVNTNSSVDLMTFFSAASLMFASFIGFESIAQAGGEAKHPARNLPLAITLTMLIVGLYYVLFTSAVYHAVPWSFVAAEAQTKDISAPGMLSYLLPAGLSVAIVAGAAVALTNDLPAMLLSVSRLLFAWAEDGIFPDKITQLHPRHQTPYVAILISGAVATIGILGSHFAGDFFLGIDIMVTSMLVNFLLICMTLVSIDRMNPALAAEIKIVKKVVYRRIIGGVGALVIAFFLGIHTYKDLNATVDAWYFHSSLIWGIVMALASLYWAYITFFSGKTPATLINDEK, via the coding sequence ATGACTGCTACCCCTCTAAGCCGTAAACTTGGTTTAATGGGCTTGATCGCCACGGGTGTGTGTTCGATGATCGGGGCTTCCATTAACATCATGCCGTTTATGATCCAACGCAGTGTACCGGGGATTGGCCCGTATGTATTGCCCGCGTTTGTGCTTGCGGCATTGCCCGCATTTTTAGCTGCCATGGCTTATAGCCTTTTGGCCACAGCGATGCCACGTGCAGGCGGCAGTTACCTCTATGTTAGCCGCGGATTCAATTCCTATCTGGGTTTTGTGGCCAGTTTTTCCCAGTGGTTTGGACTTTCCATCGTCATTGGGGTGGTGGCGTACATGATTATCCCTTTTTTGAGAGATGTTGCCTTCAACTTGCAGTGGACTGCAGCAGCCAAAGCCCTCGATACCGGTTTTGTCCGGGTTGGACTCGCCCTTGGCTTGCTTTGGCTTTTTGTCTGGGTAAACATTCGGGGAGGGAAATTTTATGAGCGCACGGTTATTCCCTTGATGCTACTGATGTTTTTGCTGGGAAGTATTGTCATCATCTCAGGATTCAGCTTTACCCAGCAGGATTTTGTAGCTGCTTTGCTGCAAAAAGAAGGCAGAACGATGGTTGTCAACACCAATTCATCGGTTGACCTGATGACTTTTTTTTCGGCAGCTTCGCTGATGTTTGCCAGTTTCATTGGTTTTGAAAGCATTGCCCAGGCTGGTGGAGAAGCCAAACACCCCGCACGAAATCTGCCCCTTGCGATTACCTTGACCATGCTGATTGTGGGGCTTTATTATGTGTTGTTTACCTCCGCTGTGTACCATGCGGTGCCCTGGAGTTTTGTGGCTGCTGAGGCACAAACCAAAGACATTTCCGCTCCGGGAATGTTGAGTTACCTTTTGCCAGCTGGGTTGTCGGTGGCCATTGTGGCGGGAGCTGCAGTTGCATTGACCAATGATTTGCCGGCGATGTTGCTTTCGGTATCCCGATTGTTGTTTGCCTGGGCCGAAGACGGCATTTTTCCGGATAAAATTACCCAGCTCCACCCCCGGCATCAAACGCCCTATGTTGCCATACTCATCAGTGGCGCAGTAGCAACGATAGGTATTTTGGGGAGCCATTTTGCCGGCGATTTTTTTCTGGGAATCGACATCATGGTCACTTCTATGTTGGTGAATTTTCTGCTGATTTGCATGACGCTCGTCTCGATCGACCGAATGAACCCGGCTCTGGCTGCCGAGATCAAAATAGTAAAAAAAGTAGTCTATCGCAGAATCATTGGCGGGGTGGGTGCCCTGGTTATCGCCTTCTTCCTGGGGATTCACACCTATAAAGACCTAAACGCAACCGTAGACGCCTGGTATTTTCACTCCAGCCTGATCTGGGGAATTGTCATGGCTCTTGCCTCCTTGTATTGGGCATACATCACCTTTTTTTCTGGAAAAACTCCGGCTACCCTAATCAATGACGAAAAATGA
- a CDS encoding HlyD family efflux transporter periplasmic adaptor subunit: MKELENIEIRSEEVQEILGTPPSWMVRWGSLTALAIFVLLMWLAFLVKYPDVVEADIRLVSKDPPVRLTAPNAIRIDEVIVRNNTQVDSGEALLAFRSTANFRHVLTLEDYITALPGLRDEDLLKFKVPNNLVLGELQADLYDFQDVQIKYNSEMYKNLSTSDLRSSQSRISRLDRSLDYQKEMRQQIREQIAEAEQERKNKEHLVSVDQASQDDVNKVLRRIMELNKELARTESEIRDRESEISALRIKVRSMESGADKETNFASEVLRESFLRLRAGVITWKQQHIIEAPTSGLVQIIGRNVSENNFVYKDEPLLTIVPVRDKEIIGRMFIPFNRSGKVKLNQKVIVRLESLDYQEYGVLQGEVSWKSLSPRDDGQKVEVPIEVRFPQGMVTSAGKQVPTEEELFGEARIITEERRFIERIFSGIRGYSY; this comes from the coding sequence ATGAAAGAACTAGAAAATATCGAAATACGCAGTGAGGAAGTACAGGAAATCCTGGGTACACCACCTTCGTGGATGGTGCGTTGGGGTAGCCTTACGGCACTGGCTATTTTTGTACTGTTGATGTGGCTGGCTTTTTTGGTCAAATATCCGGATGTGGTGGAGGCCGATATTCGGCTCGTTTCTAAAGACCCGCCCGTACGTTTGACGGCACCCAATGCCATCCGGATTGATGAGGTTATTGTGCGCAACAACACCCAGGTGGATTCCGGAGAAGCGTTGCTTGCCTTTCGCAGCACCGCCAATTTTCGACACGTGCTTACGCTCGAAGATTACATCACCGCGCTGCCGGGGTTACGCGATGAAGACCTGCTGAAATTTAAAGTTCCTAACAATTTGGTTTTAGGTGAGTTACAAGCTGATTTGTATGATTTTCAGGATGTGCAAATCAAATACAACTCGGAAATGTACAAGAACCTTTCGACTTCAGATTTGCGCTCTTCCCAGAGTAGAATCAGCCGCCTGGACCGCAGTTTGGACTACCAAAAAGAAATGCGGCAACAAATCCGGGAGCAGATTGCCGAGGCAGAGCAAGAACGAAAAAATAAGGAGCACCTGGTCTCCGTTGATCAAGCTTCACAAGACGATGTCAACAAGGTGCTGCGGCGCATCATGGAATTGAATAAAGAACTGGCGCGCACAGAAAGTGAAATTCGTGACCGTGAATCAGAAATTTCCGCACTGCGCATCAAAGTGCGGAGTATGGAGAGTGGCGCAGACAAGGAAACCAACTTTGCCTCAGAAGTATTGCGGGAGTCCTTTTTGCGCTTGCGCGCAGGCGTCATTACCTGGAAACAACAACACATCATCGAGGCACCAACCAGTGGTTTGGTGCAAATCATTGGCCGCAATGTTTCGGAAAACAACTTTGTATACAAGGATGAACCCTTGCTGACCATTGTGCCCGTGCGGGATAAAGAAATCATTGGCCGAATGTTTATCCCCTTCAACCGTTCTGGAAAGGTAAAACTCAATCAAAAAGTAATCGTGCGTTTGGAAAGTCTGGATTATCAGGAATACGGCGTTTTACAAGGTGAAGTGTCCTGGAAATCCTTGTCTCCACGCGACGATGGCCAGAAGGTAGAAGTGCCGATTGAAGTCAGATTTCCGCAGGGTATGGTGACTTCCGCAGGAAAACAAGTGCCCACCGAAGAAGAGCTTTTTGGCGAAGCACGCATCATCACTGAGGAACGGCGGTTTATTGAACGGATCTTTTCGGGAATTCGGGGGTATAGTTATTGA
- a CDS encoding DUF72 domain-containing protein, whose protein sequence is MEFGKLPDISKVDFSLPEDAPGTAKSLRKYNKSEKFHFYIGCTGWSMKEWVGNIYPAGTKAQDYLRAYGVQFNTIELNTTHYRIPDLATIDKWKAETPADFRFCPKVPQILSHSRDLGLSNPAFGLFCESVAALGEKLGACFLQVPPHFGLNSRNVLEKFIQHWPKSIPLNVELRHESWFNGESSEAEAVFEQLAAAEMGTVLTDVAGRRDVLHMRLTSPVAMIRFVGNGLHPTDYSRIDAWIPRLRQWHEQGLQEVYFFTHEPDNLLAPELAKYLDTALKAFPEIESRGPKNITSDSSGQMSLF, encoded by the coding sequence ATGGAATTTGGGAAACTCCCTGACATCAGTAAAGTCGACTTTAGCTTGCCAGAGGATGCTCCGGGCACGGCTAAATCGTTGCGAAAGTACAACAAGTCCGAAAAATTTCACTTTTACATCGGTTGTACGGGCTGGTCGATGAAAGAATGGGTGGGGAACATTTATCCAGCGGGCACCAAAGCGCAGGATTACCTCCGGGCTTATGGCGTGCAATTCAACACCATTGAACTGAATACCACCCATTACCGCATTCCCGATCTGGCAACCATCGACAAGTGGAAAGCTGAAACGCCAGCAGATTTTCGTTTTTGCCCGAAAGTACCTCAGATCCTGAGCCATAGCCGCGATTTGGGTCTGAGCAATCCGGCCTTTGGTTTGTTTTGTGAATCGGTAGCCGCTTTGGGTGAAAAACTGGGGGCTTGTTTTTTACAAGTACCGCCTCATTTTGGACTCAATTCACGAAATGTTTTGGAAAAATTTATCCAGCATTGGCCTAAATCTATTCCGTTGAATGTGGAACTACGCCATGAATCCTGGTTCAATGGGGAATCTTCCGAAGCCGAAGCAGTATTTGAGCAATTGGCCGCCGCAGAAATGGGCACGGTGCTGACCGATGTGGCGGGTCGCCGCGATGTGTTGCACATGCGCCTGACGTCGCCCGTTGCGATGATCCGTTTTGTAGGCAATGGACTGCATCCTACAGATTACAGTCGGATCGATGCCTGGATTCCACGTTTGCGCCAATGGCACGAGCAAGGCTTGCAAGAGGTGTATTTTTTCACTCATGAACCGGATAATCTCTTGGCTCCGGAGTTGGCTAAATACCTGGATACAGCTCTGAAGGCATTTCCAGAAATAGAATCCAGGGGGCCGAAGAACATTACCTCCGACAGTTCCGGACAAATGAGTCTATTTTGA